One genomic segment of Hordeum vulgare subsp. vulgare chromosome 2H, MorexV3_pseudomolecules_assembly, whole genome shotgun sequence includes these proteins:
- the LOC123424761 gene encoding universal stress protein YxiE-like: MAEAEAAAAGPAEEGRGKTVVLVGVDDSDHSYRALEWAVRYVAETAGAGAAAELVVVHAKPAVSSVVTLGGPAAAGDVVRYVDADLRRRADEVVDRARRLCAANSVQGVVEVIDGEPRYVLCNAVEKHHADLLVVGSHGYGAIKRAFLGSVSDYCAHHAHCSVMIVKQPKPKE, encoded by the exons ATGGCTGAGGCCGAGGCGGCCGCGGCGGGTCCggcggaggaggggaggggcaagaCGGTGGTGCTGGTCGGCGTGGACGACAGCGACCACAGCTACCGCGCGCTCGAGTGGGCCGTGCGTTACGTGGCGGAGACGGCCGGCGCCGGGGCCGCGGCGGAGCTCGTCGTCGTCCACGCCAAGCCGGCCGTGTCCTCCGTCGTCACCCTCGGCGGCCCCG CCGCCGCCGGGGACGTGGTGAGGTACGTGGATGCGGACCTGCGCAGGAGGGCCGACGAGGTCGTCGACAGGGCTCGCCGCCTCTGCGCcgccaactcg GTGCAGGGTGTGGTGGAGGTGATCGACGGGGAGCCGAGGTACGTGCTCTGCAACGCCGTGGAGAAGCACCACGCCGACCTGCTCGTCGTCGGCAGCCATGGCTACGGCGCCATCAAGAG GGCATTCCTCGGGAGCGTGAGCGACTACTGCGCCCACCACGCGCACTGCTCGGTGATGATAGTCAAGCAGCCAAAGCCCAAGGAATGA